From the Streptococcus sp. 29887 genome, one window contains:
- the ilvA gene encoding threonine ammonia-lyase IlvA: MITAKNVEQAYEVLKRVVVRTPLDYSRYLSEKYGATIYIKRENEQRVRSFKIRGAYYAISQLSDEKKALGVVCASAGNHAQGVAYTCQEMQIPATIFMPITTPQQKIGQVRFFGGDYVDIRLVGDTFDESAQAAQDYTTESGKTFIDPFDDDHVQAGQGTVAYEIIEEAQEQTISFDQILVPVGGGGLIAGVSAYLKEHAPEIKIIGVEANGARSMKAAFDKGRPIKLASIDKFADGIAVQKVGARTYEVARKHVDKLVGVDEGWISGTILDLYSKLGIVAEPAGAATVAALEVIKDKIKGQTICCIISGGNNDINRMPEMEERALIYEGIKHYFVVNFPQRPGALREFVNDILGPNDDITRFEYIKRANKGTGPVLIGIALGNKEDYVQFLSRLEDFDPQYINLHENDSLYKMLV; the protein is encoded by the coding sequence ATGATTACAGCAAAAAATGTAGAGCAGGCCTACGAAGTCTTAAAAAGAGTTGTCGTTCGAACGCCATTAGATTACAGTCGCTACTTATCAGAAAAGTACGGAGCCACCATCTATATCAAGCGTGAGAATGAGCAACGCGTTCGTTCATTTAAAATACGAGGAGCCTACTATGCCATTTCTCAATTATCAGATGAAAAAAAGGCGCTAGGTGTGGTCTGTGCTTCTGCCGGCAACCATGCCCAAGGTGTTGCCTATACTTGTCAAGAAATGCAGATACCAGCAACCATCTTTATGCCTATTACAACACCACAGCAAAAGATTGGACAGGTTCGTTTCTTTGGCGGTGACTATGTAGATATTCGTTTAGTGGGCGATACTTTTGATGAATCTGCTCAGGCAGCACAGGATTATACTACGGAGAGTGGCAAGACCTTTATCGATCCCTTTGACGATGACCATGTTCAGGCGGGTCAAGGAACGGTTGCCTATGAAATAATAGAAGAAGCCCAGGAACAAACCATTAGTTTTGATCAGATCCTCGTGCCAGTGGGGGGAGGCGGTTTGATTGCAGGTGTGTCTGCCTACCTCAAAGAACACGCGCCAGAAATCAAGATTATCGGCGTTGAAGCTAACGGTGCCCGTTCCATGAAGGCAGCCTTTGATAAGGGACGTCCTATCAAATTGGCGAGCATTGATAAGTTTGCGGATGGGATTGCCGTTCAAAAGGTTGGTGCTAGAACTTATGAAGTGGCTCGCAAGCATGTAGATAAGTTGGTTGGTGTTGATGAGGGTTGGATTTCAGGTACCATTTTGGACCTCTATTCAAAACTCGGGATTGTGGCTGAGCCAGCAGGTGCAGCGACTGTGGCAGCTTTAGAAGTCATCAAAGATAAGATTAAGGGGCAGACTATCTGCTGTATTATTTCAGGTGGCAATAATGACATTAACCGGATGCCGGAGATGGAAGAGCGTGCTCTTATTTATGAAGGGATTAAGCATTACTTTGTAGTGAATTTCCCGCAACGACCGGGTGCCTTGCGTGAATTTGTAAATGATATTTTAGGTCCAAATGATGATATTACTCGCTTTGAGTACATCAAACGTGCCAATAAAGGTACAGGTCCAGTCTTGATCGGGATCGCCCTGGGCAATAAGGAAGACTACGTCCAATTCCTTTCTCGCCTAGAAGATTTCGATCCTCAGTATATCAATCTTCATGAGAATGATTCTCTCTATAAGATGCTTGTTTAG
- a CDS encoding acetolactate synthase large subunit: MQEFQLDQPRSGSYLILDTLHQLGVDLIFGYPGGAVLPLYDAIYQYEGIQHILARHEQGAVHEAEGYAKSSGKVGVAIVTSGPGATNAITGIADAMGDSVPLLVFTGQVATRGIGKDAFQEADVLGMTMPITKYNYQIRDTADIPRVITEALHIATTGRPGPVVIDVPKDIQERIVDFYHDPTVQLPSYQPTVEPNGLQVKKVLKQLSQAKQPVILAGGGVNYADANQELIAFAERYRVPVVSTLLGLGAMPIEHELALGMGGMHGSYAANMAMNDADYIINIGARFDDRLTGNPLTYAPNATVAHIDIDPAEIGKVKKTAIPVVGDAKETLQALLKLDPVETDYTDWTAQVLENKRRAPFWYEEDETVIKPQQAIELIGQLTNGDAIVVTDVGQHQMWTAQFYPYKHARQLVTSGGMGTMGFGIPAAIGAKLANPDREVVCFVGDGGFQMTNQELAILNGYGVPIKVVLINNHSLGMVRQWQESFYDKRRSQSVFDAEPNFQLLAEAYGIAHYSFNNPATLAEDMKVILEDKPMLIEVHISKAEHVQPMVPAGKSNAEMLGVKFNA; this comes from the coding sequence GTGCAAGAATTCCAATTAGACCAACCACGTTCAGGGTCTTATCTAATTTTAGACACCTTGCATCAACTGGGGGTTGACCTAATTTTTGGTTATCCAGGTGGCGCAGTTTTGCCGTTATACGATGCTATTTATCAGTATGAGGGTATCCAGCATATTTTGGCGCGACATGAACAAGGGGCAGTTCACGAGGCAGAAGGTTATGCCAAATCATCAGGAAAGGTGGGTGTAGCCATTGTGACCTCTGGTCCTGGAGCAACAAATGCCATTACAGGTATTGCGGATGCTATGGGTGATAGCGTACCCTTGTTGGTCTTTACAGGTCAAGTAGCTACACGGGGGATTGGTAAAGATGCCTTTCAAGAGGCCGATGTCTTGGGCATGACCATGCCCATTACCAAATACAATTATCAAATTCGTGATACGGCAGATATTCCTCGTGTCATTACAGAGGCGCTTCATATCGCAACAACTGGTCGTCCAGGTCCGGTTGTCATTGACGTTCCAAAAGATATTCAAGAGAGAATAGTTGATTTTTATCACGATCCAACTGTTCAACTCCCAAGTTATCAACCGACAGTTGAGCCAAATGGTTTGCAGGTCAAGAAAGTATTGAAACAGCTTAGTCAGGCTAAGCAACCGGTTATCCTTGCTGGTGGCGGGGTCAACTATGCGGATGCTAATCAAGAGCTGATTGCCTTTGCAGAGCGTTATCGGGTCCCTGTTGTGTCTACCTTGCTAGGTCTAGGTGCCATGCCTATTGAGCATGAGTTGGCACTCGGTATGGGTGGCATGCACGGTTCCTACGCAGCCAATATGGCCATGAATGATGCAGATTACATTATCAACATCGGTGCCCGTTTTGATGACCGATTGACAGGTAATCCTCTCACCTATGCACCGAACGCAACCGTTGCCCATATTGATATCGACCCAGCTGAAATCGGTAAGGTTAAGAAAACAGCTATTCCAGTAGTGGGAGATGCTAAGGAAACGCTTCAAGCCCTGCTCAAGCTGGATCCAGTCGAAACGGACTATACTGACTGGACTGCTCAGGTCTTAGAAAACAAACGTCGCGCACCGTTCTGGTATGAGGAAGATGAAACTGTCATCAAACCGCAGCAGGCTATTGAACTGATTGGTCAGTTGACCAATGGGGATGCTATTGTGGTTACTGACGTAGGGCAACATCAGATGTGGACAGCCCAGTTCTATCCATATAAGCATGCTCGCCAGTTGGTGACATCAGGCGGCATGGGAACCATGGGCTTTGGTATTCCAGCAGCCATTGGTGCCAAGTTAGCCAATCCAGACAGGGAAGTTGTCTGCTTTGTTGGGGACGGTGGTTTCCAGATGACCAACCAGGAACTAGCTATTCTCAATGGCTATGGTGTACCGATTAAGGTGGTTCTAATTAACAACCACTCGCTCGGCATGGTCCGTCAGTGGCAGGAGTCCTTCTATGACAAACGCCGTAGCCAGTCTGTCTTTGATGCGGAGCCAAATTTCCAGCTTCTTGCTGAAGCCTACGGAATTGCTCACTACAGTTTTAACAATCCAGCGACCCTGGCTGAAGATATGAAAGTTATTTTGGAAGACAAGCCTATGTTGATTGAAGTGCATATTTCCAAAGCAGAACACGTTCAACCAATGGTGCCAGCTGGTAAGAGCAATGCAGAGATGTTGGGGGTGAAGTTCAATGCGTAG
- a CDS encoding phosphodiester glycosidase family protein — protein MKLLKKPFAYATIFGMLLTSGFSYSMLKTFVLSEAISTVAANSTTTSSQPTAETTASSATTASTATNVTTTDTSYSDDNIQVNLETITTNNTTVYVADVQVSSPEYLKTALAQNTYGTNVTAKTSETAAANNAILAVNGDYYGANSTGYVIKNGVLYRDTVRDNAAYGDLAIYADGSFEVIYENEITAQELIDKGVVNLLAFGPSLVENGEIVVDTSTEVGRAKSSNPRSAIGIIDENHYIIVVADGRTSESQGLSLYQMAEVMKQYGAKTAYNLDGGGSSTLYFNGQVINNPTTNGNTISERAVSDIVYIGY, from the coding sequence ATGAAATTGCTTAAAAAACCCTTTGCCTACGCCACCATATTTGGAATGCTGCTAACGAGTGGATTTTCCTACTCTATGTTGAAAACCTTTGTCCTGTCTGAAGCTATTTCCACCGTCGCGGCAAACAGCACTACTACAAGTAGTCAACCGACAGCAGAAACGACCGCTTCATCAGCCACAACTGCCTCAACAGCTACCAACGTGACGACAACAGATACATCTTACTCTGATGATAATATCCAAGTTAACTTAGAAACCATCACTACCAACAACACAACTGTCTATGTGGCAGATGTCCAGGTCAGCTCTCCAGAATATCTAAAGACAGCTCTAGCCCAAAATACCTATGGTACGAACGTAACGGCCAAAACTTCTGAAACCGCCGCTGCAAACAACGCTATCCTAGCAGTCAACGGTGACTATTACGGCGCCAACTCAACTGGTTATGTCATTAAAAACGGCGTCCTCTACCGTGACACTGTCCGCGACAATGCAGCTTACGGCGACTTGGCAATCTACGCCGACGGCTCATTTGAAGTCATCTATGAAAATGAAATCACTGCTCAAGAATTGATTGACAAGGGTGTCGTCAACCTCTTAGCATTCGGTCCATCATTGGTAGAAAATGGTGAAATTGTCGTTGATACATCAACAGAAGTTGGTCGTGCCAAGTCATCCAATCCACGCTCTGCAATCGGTATTATTGATGAAAACCACTACATCATCGTAGTCGCAGACGGACGTACCTCTGAAAGTCAAGGACTTTCTCTCTATCAAATGGCCGAGGTTATGAAGCAGTATGGTGCCAAAACAGCCTATAACCTTGACGGTGGGGGTTCATCTACGCTTTACTTCAACGGTCAAGTAATTAACAACCCAACAACAAACGGAAATACTATCTCAGAAAGGGCGGTGAGTGACATTGTCTACATCGGTTACTAA
- a CDS encoding glycosyltransferase: MYYVVIPAYQPDEKLIQLLEVMKNRLNCQVIVVDDGSTDQARNILEIAKTYAIVLHHDVNKGKDQALRTAFSFIQDLRKPGVVVTADADGQHAVNDIDRVARAAMNLPSRLILGVRQFTKDIPLRSRFGNKLTRVLFRLQTGVNVSDTQTGLRGFHTDMIPFMLDIEGDRYEYEMNMLTQASQRYKITEVPIQTIYIDDNASSHFRPIKDGLLIYKNLFKFALASFGGFLVDYGIYALALLVLTGLPTAARLLAANTIARICSASCNFVLNKKLVFKNKESVARTGAGYFTLALILFLADTALLYLFHQILGLNLYLVKLVVGVFLFLASWLIQKNIIFKERKSFSHEIA, translated from the coding sequence ATGTATTATGTAGTGATACCGGCTTATCAGCCAGATGAAAAATTGATACAACTCTTAGAAGTTATGAAGAATAGACTAAACTGCCAGGTCATTGTTGTAGATGATGGTAGTACAGACCAAGCAAGAAATATTCTTGAAATCGCCAAAACCTATGCCATTGTTCTCCACCACGATGTCAATAAAGGAAAAGACCAAGCCTTACGGACTGCCTTTAGCTTTATCCAAGATTTGAGAAAGCCTGGTGTCGTTGTTACCGCTGACGCAGATGGTCAACATGCTGTGAATGACATAGATCGTGTCGCACGCGCAGCCATGAACCTACCCAGTCGCCTCATCCTTGGTGTTCGTCAATTTACCAAAGATATTCCGCTCCGTAGCCGTTTCGGAAACAAACTGACAAGAGTCTTGTTCCGACTACAAACCGGTGTCAATGTATCCGATACACAAACAGGCTTGCGTGGTTTTCATACTGACATGATTCCATTTATGTTGGACATTGAGGGTGACCGCTACGAATATGAAATGAATATGCTGACCCAAGCAAGTCAACGTTATAAAATTACGGAAGTGCCCATTCAAACTATTTATATCGATGATAATGCCAGTTCACACTTTCGTCCCATAAAAGATGGACTACTGATTTACAAAAATCTCTTCAAATTTGCCTTGGCTTCCTTCGGTGGTTTCCTAGTCGACTACGGTATCTACGCCTTAGCATTGCTGGTGCTGACCGGACTACCAACTGCTGCACGCTTGTTAGCTGCTAACACCATTGCTCGCATCTGCAGTGCTAGCTGTAATTTTGTCCTCAATAAGAAATTAGTCTTTAAAAACAAAGAAAGCGTCGCACGAACAGGTGCTGGCTACTTTACTCTAGCTCTCATTCTCTTCCTAGCTGATACAGCTCTTCTTTATCTTTTCCATCAAATTCTTGGACTTAACCTCTACCTTGTCAAACTTGTGGTCGGAGTCTTCCTCTTCCTAGCCTCTTGGCTCATTCAAAAAAATATCATCTTTAAAGAAAGGAAATCATTTTCCCATGAAATTGCTTAA
- the ilvN gene encoding acetolactate synthase small subunit, whose amino-acid sequence MRRMLTAKLRNSSGVLNRFTGVLSRRQINIESISVGPTEVDGISRVTVIVDVATMDEVEQIIKQLNRLIDVVRVRDLTDIPHLEREVILVKIVAPPAKRAEILAIIQPFRASVVDVAPHSITIQMTGDGDKIDALLRVIQPYGIKNIARTGATGFSRD is encoded by the coding sequence ATGCGTAGAATGTTAACAGCAAAATTACGAAATTCATCAGGTGTCCTCAACCGCTTTACAGGTGTTCTATCTCGCCGGCAAATCAATATTGAGTCCATATCCGTCGGTCCGACAGAAGTGGACGGTATCTCACGTGTTACTGTTATTGTTGATGTGGCAACCATGGATGAAGTGGAGCAAATCATCAAGCAACTCAATCGCTTGATTGATGTGGTTCGTGTCCGCGATTTGACGGATATTCCACACTTGGAACGGGAAGTAATTCTAGTTAAGATTGTTGCTCCACCAGCTAAACGAGCAGAAATTTTAGCCATTATCCAACCTTTCCGGGCTAGCGTAGTCGATGTGGCCCCCCATTCCATTACTATTCAGATGACAGGCGATGGAGATAAGATTGATGCTCTCTTGCGCGTCATTCAGCCCTATGGCATTAAGAATATCGCTAGGACGGGAGCAACTGGCTTTAGCCGCGACTAA
- a CDS encoding amino acid ABC transporter ATP-binding protein translates to MTNNVILEIKNLKKSYGQNQVLKDISVTVEKGEVISIIGSSGSGKSTFLRSINLLEIPTEGQILYHGQDVLAKGYDLTTYREKLGMVFQSFNLFNNLNVLENAIVAQTTVLKRDRAEAEKIAKENLNKVGMTEQYWQAKPSQLSGGQKQRVAIARALSVDPEVILFDEPTSALDPEMVGEVLKTMQDLAKSGLTMVIVTHEMEFARDVSDRVIFMDKGVIAEEGTPQQIFENPQEERTREFLQRFLG, encoded by the coding sequence ATGACTAATAATGTAATTCTTGAAATTAAAAACCTAAAGAAATCCTACGGACAAAACCAGGTCCTCAAGGACATTTCTGTGACAGTTGAAAAAGGAGAAGTGATTTCCATCATCGGTTCTTCGGGGTCTGGAAAATCAACCTTCCTCCGTTCCATCAACCTCTTGGAAATACCAACCGAAGGACAAATCCTCTACCACGGTCAGGATGTCTTGGCCAAGGGCTATGATTTGACCACCTATCGTGAAAAACTAGGCATGGTATTCCAGTCTTTCAACCTCTTTAACAACCTCAATGTCTTGGAAAATGCCATCGTAGCCCAAACCACTGTATTGAAACGCGATCGCGCAGAGGCTGAGAAAATCGCCAAAGAAAATCTCAATAAGGTCGGTATGACTGAGCAATACTGGCAGGCCAAACCAAGCCAACTCTCTGGTGGTCAAAAACAGCGTGTTGCCATTGCCCGTGCTCTGTCTGTAGATCCCGAAGTTATTCTCTTTGATGAACCAACTTCTGCTCTAGACCCAGAAATGGTCGGTGAAGTACTCAAAACCATGCAGGATTTGGCCAAGTCTGGTCTAACCATGGTGATTGTTACTCACGAAATGGAATTTGCCCGCGATGTTTCTGATCGTGTTATCTTCATGGATAAGGGTGTCATCGCTGAAGAAGGTACTCCTCAACAAATCTTTGAAAATCCACAAGAAGAGCGGACCCGCGAATTCCTCCAGCGTTTTTTAGGATAA
- a CDS encoding SPFH domain-containing protein, whose product MALGSIIFIISFLFVVLLTLVLVVSGLYVVKQQTVAIVERFGKYQKTSTSGINFKIPFGVDVIAARIQLRMLQSEIVVETKTQDNVFVTMNVATQYRVNENNVTDAYYKLMHPEAQIKSYIEDALRSSVPKLTLDELFEKKDEIALEVQKQVAEEMSTYGYVIVKTLITKVEPDAEVKQSMNEINAAQRKRVAAQELAEADKIKIVTAAEAEAEKDRLHGVGIAQQRKAIVDGLADSIRELKESNISMTEEQIMSILLTNQYLDTLNNFAQGGNQTIFLPANAGGVEDVRTQILSALQVKN is encoded by the coding sequence ATGGCTCTTGGTTCAATTATTTTTATCATTAGTTTCTTATTTGTTGTATTGCTTACCTTGGTTTTGGTTGTGTCGGGGCTATATGTGGTCAAACAGCAGACAGTTGCCATTGTAGAGCGGTTTGGGAAGTACCAAAAGACTTCTACCTCTGGTATTAACTTTAAAATCCCCTTTGGTGTAGATGTGATTGCGGCCCGTATCCAATTACGGATGCTACAGAGTGAGATTGTGGTAGAAACTAAGACCCAGGACAATGTCTTCGTGACTATGAATGTGGCTACGCAGTATCGTGTCAATGAAAATAATGTCACAGATGCCTACTACAAACTCATGCATCCAGAGGCACAGATTAAATCCTATATTGAAGATGCCTTGCGGTCATCCGTTCCGAAATTGACCTTGGATGAACTCTTCGAGAAGAAAGATGAAATCGCCCTTGAAGTACAAAAGCAGGTGGCGGAAGAGATGTCGACCTACGGTTATGTCATTGTTAAAACCTTGATTACTAAGGTTGAGCCAGATGCCGAGGTCAAGCAATCAATGAATGAAATCAACGCAGCTCAGCGGAAACGGGTTGCGGCCCAAGAATTGGCAGAAGCCGATAAGATTAAAATAGTCACTGCTGCTGAAGCAGAAGCTGAAAAAGACCGCCTACATGGTGTGGGGATTGCCCAACAAAGGAAGGCAATTGTAGACGGACTAGCAGACTCTATTCGTGAATTGAAAGAGTCTAACATCAGCATGACGGAAGAGCAGATTATGTCTATCTTATTGACCAACCAATACTTGGATACATTAAACAATTTTGCACAAGGAGGTAATCAAACAATCTTTTTACCAGCTAATGCTGGCGGAGTGGAGGATGTACGTACACAAATATTGTCTGCTCTCCAGGTTAAAAATTGA
- a CDS encoding DUF6176 family protein has protein sequence MKLNVELSRFRVKEGKSAVVDQWMTFLNDHMEDTLLTLEGEKMYVETIFREVLDGREYLYWYSVQAEGGIEVEHSQSYIDKKHLEYWNECIDSSYDMVDLEPQVVMITKPIYETMEELNRQYDETFKKWLYNFCSG, from the coding sequence ATGAAACTAAACGTCGAACTATCCCGTTTCCGTGTCAAAGAGGGGAAGTCAGCTGTCGTTGACCAGTGGATGACCTTTCTCAATGACCACATGGAAGACACCCTTCTCACTCTTGAAGGAGAGAAAATGTATGTCGAAACCATCTTCCGTGAAGTGCTGGACGGTCGTGAATACCTCTACTGGTATTCCGTCCAAGCAGAAGGCGGGATTGAGGTAGAACATTCCCAATCCTATATTGACAAAAAACACCTAGAATACTGGAATGAATGCATTGATTCCAGCTACGATATGGTGGATCTTGAACCTCAGGTTGTCATGATTACCAAGCCGATTTATGAAACCATGGAAGAACTAAATAGACAATACGATGAAACATTTAAAAAATGGCTCTATAATTTCTGTAGTGGGTAA
- the ilvD gene encoding dihydroxy-acid dehydratase produces MTDKDTLKNLRHRSSVYDSMVKSPNRAMLRATGMTDDSFEKPIIGVISTWAENTPCNIHLHDFGKLAKEGVKEAGGWPVQYGTITVADGIAMGTPGMRFSLTSRDIIADSIEAAMGGHNVDAFVAIGGCDKNMPGSMIAIANMDIPAVFAYGGTIAPGNLNGKDIDLVSVFEGIGKWNNGDLTAEEVRQIECNACPGPGGCGGMYTANTMATAIEVMGMSIPGSSSHPAESPEKKADIEEAGRAVVRMLELGIKPSDIMTREAFEDAITVTMALGGSTNATLHLLAIAHAANVDLTLEDFNDFQERVPHLADLKPSGKYVFQDLYNVGGVPAVMKYLLKNGFLHGDRITCTGKTVAENLENFADLTPGQDVIMPLENPKRADGPLIILKGNLAPEGAVAKVSGVKVRNHTGPAKVFDSEEEAIEAVLTDEIVDGDVVVVRYVGPKGGPGMPEMLSLSSMIVGKGQGDKVALLTDGRFSGGTYGLVVGHIAPEAQDGGPIAYLRTGDLVTVDQDTKEITMHVSDQEIEERKKTTVIPPLYSRGVLGKYAHTVSSASKGAVTDFWRPERSGKQS; encoded by the coding sequence ATGACAGATAAAGATACACTCAAAAACCTCCGTCACCGTAGCTCTGTTTACGATTCGATGGTCAAATCGCCCAACCGTGCTATGTTGCGTGCAACCGGCATGACGGATGATAGCTTTGAAAAACCGATTATAGGAGTTATTTCGACTTGGGCTGAAAATACACCCTGTAACATCCACCTTCACGACTTCGGAAAGCTAGCCAAAGAAGGTGTCAAAGAGGCAGGGGGCTGGCCTGTTCAATACGGCACCATCACCGTTGCAGACGGGATTGCCATGGGAACTCCTGGCATGCGTTTCTCCTTGACTTCCCGTGATATTATCGCTGACTCTATTGAAGCAGCTATGGGCGGTCATAACGTAGATGCCTTTGTCGCAATCGGTGGCTGTGATAAGAACATGCCTGGTTCCATGATTGCCATCGCCAACATGGACATCCCTGCTGTATTTGCCTATGGCGGAACCATTGCACCAGGAAATCTCAACGGTAAAGATATCGACCTTGTTTCAGTCTTTGAGGGAATCGGAAAATGGAACAATGGCGACTTGACGGCTGAAGAAGTTCGCCAGATTGAGTGTAATGCCTGTCCTGGACCTGGTGGTTGCGGTGGTATGTACACTGCCAATACCATGGCAACGGCCATTGAGGTCATGGGCATGTCTATTCCTGGCTCTTCCTCTCACCCTGCTGAATCTCCTGAGAAGAAGGCTGATATTGAAGAAGCTGGTCGGGCTGTTGTACGCATGCTAGAACTTGGCATCAAACCATCTGACATTATGACGCGTGAAGCCTTTGAAGATGCCATTACAGTCACCATGGCACTCGGTGGCTCAACCAATGCTACCCTCCACCTCTTGGCCATTGCTCACGCTGCCAACGTTGACTTGACCTTGGAAGATTTCAATGATTTCCAAGAACGCGTGCCCCACTTGGCAGACTTAAAACCATCTGGAAAATATGTTTTCCAAGATCTCTACAATGTCGGCGGTGTTCCTGCGGTTATGAAATACTTGCTCAAAAATGGCTTTCTTCATGGTGACCGCATCACCTGTACAGGTAAAACCGTTGCTGAAAACCTAGAGAATTTTGCAGACTTGACTCCAGGTCAAGATGTCATCATGCCACTTGAAAATCCAAAACGTGCAGATGGCCCACTCATCATCCTCAAAGGTAACCTTGCTCCTGAAGGTGCCGTTGCCAAGGTTTCCGGTGTGAAAGTCCGCAACCATACTGGTCCAGCCAAAGTCTTTGATTCGGAAGAAGAAGCGATTGAAGCAGTCTTGACCGATGAAATCGTAGATGGCGATGTGGTTGTTGTCCGCTATGTTGGACCAAAAGGTGGTCCTGGTATGCCTGAAATGCTGTCCCTTTCATCTATGATTGTCGGTAAAGGCCAAGGCGACAAGGTAGCCCTTCTGACAGACGGTCGCTTCTCTGGCGGAACTTATGGTCTAGTTGTTGGTCACATCGCTCCTGAAGCCCAGGACGGCGGTCCAATCGCCTACCTCCGCACAGGAGATTTGGTGACGGTTGACCAGGATACCAAAGAAATCACCATGCACGTTTCTGACCAAGAAATTGAAGAACGCAAGAAAACGACGGTCATTCCACCGCTTTACTCTCGTGGCGTTCTCGGCAAATACGCCCACACCGTATCCTCTGCCTCTAAAGGAGCAGTTACCGACTTCTGGAGACCTGAACGCAGTGGGAAACAATCATAA
- the ilvC gene encoding ketol-acid reductoisomerase, translating to MTVAMQYEKDVTVAALDGKRIAVIGYGSQGHAHAQNLRDTGHDVIIGVRAGKSFDKAKEDGFETFEVAEAAKQADIIMILAPDEIQADLYNEEIAPNLEAGNALGFAHGFNVHFEFIKVPADVDVFMCAPKGPGHLVRRTFEEGFGVPALYAVYQDATGNAKHIAMDWAKGVGSARVGLLETTFKEETEEDLFGEQAVLCGGLTALMQAGFEVLTEAGYAPELAYFEVLHEMKLIVDLVYEGGFKKMRQSISNTAEFGDYVSGPRVITDQVKENMKAVLADIQSGKFANDFVNDYKAGRPRMEAYRKEAEGLEIEKVGAELRKAMPFVSRNDDDSFKIYN from the coding sequence ATGACAGTAGCAATGCAATATGAAAAAGATGTAACAGTAGCAGCACTTGACGGTAAGCGTATCGCCGTTATCGGTTATGGTTCACAAGGCCATGCCCATGCGCAAAACTTGCGTGATACAGGGCACGATGTTATCATCGGTGTGCGAGCTGGTAAGTCTTTTGACAAGGCTAAAGAAGACGGTTTTGAAACTTTTGAAGTAGCAGAAGCAGCCAAACAAGCCGATATTATCATGATTTTGGCTCCAGACGAAATCCAAGCAGACCTTTACAATGAAGAAATTGCTCCAAACTTGGAAGCGGGTAATGCCCTTGGTTTCGCCCACGGTTTCAACGTTCATTTTGAATTTATCAAGGTTCCAGCTGATGTGGATGTCTTCATGTGTGCGCCGAAAGGACCTGGTCACTTGGTTCGTCGTACCTTTGAAGAAGGTTTTGGTGTACCAGCTCTTTACGCTGTCTATCAAGACGCTACTGGCAATGCTAAACACATCGCTATGGACTGGGCAAAAGGTGTTGGTTCAGCCCGTGTAGGTCTTTTGGAAACAACCTTCAAGGAAGAAACGGAAGAAGACTTGTTTGGTGAGCAAGCAGTTCTCTGCGGTGGCTTGACAGCCCTTATGCAAGCAGGTTTTGAAGTCCTGACAGAAGCTGGCTATGCACCAGAATTGGCATACTTTGAAGTTCTCCATGAAATGAAACTTATCGTTGACCTTGTTTACGAGGGTGGTTTCAAGAAAATGCGTCAATCAATCTCAAACACTGCTGAATTCGGTGATTATGTATCAGGTCCGCGCGTGATTACAGACCAAGTTAAAGAAAACATGAAAGCAGTTCTTGCGGATATCCAGTCTGGTAAATTCGCCAACGACTTTGTCAACGACTACAAGGCTGGTCGTCCACGTATGGAAGCTTACCGTAAAGAAGCAGAAGGACTTGAAATCGAAAAAGTCGGAGCAGAACTCCGCAAAGCAATGCCATTCGTCAGCCGCAACGACGACGATTCATTCAAGATTTATAACTAG